The segment TCGCGAATAATCGTTAATTTGTGTTGGATCAATGGATGGTCGATTACTTGAAATTTGCCCATTTTTTTGTCTCCTTTTTCTCTCGTTTCTTTTTAATTGTAAAACAAAATCACTGACTTGACTAGTCTAACCCGTCATTTTCCTAAAGAAAATCAAAGAAATAAAAAAACAAAGCGGTGTTCTTTTTAAAATCAGCAAAAAATAACAAAAACGCCTGAAAATCAGACGTTTTTTGTTATTTTTCTAATTTATTAATGGATAAAGATGACAAAAAACAACTAGTTTTTTAGCCATTCTGTGGAAAGAGTCATTGCTGCTCGTGTCGCATTGGTTTGGTCCATCGCATTTACCATGACAAAATCATGGATGATCCCTTGGAAACGTACTTGCGTAACTTCCACACCAGCTTCACGAAGTTTTCTAGCGTATGCTTCTCCTTCATCTCTTAACACGTCCGCTTCACCAGTCAAGATCATTGCAGGTGGTAAACCTGTCAATTCTTCTTTACTTGCACGTAGAGGTGAGGCAGTGATTTCTGCTCGTTTCTTTTCATCTGTCGTATACTGATCCCAGAACCATTGCATCCCTTCTTTTGTTAAGAAGTAATTCTCTGCGAATTGGTTATAAGAACCTGTATCGAAATTTGCATCAGTTACAGGATAATATAGTAATTGTTTTTTGATTGGTAATCCTTGACGTTGCTTTGTAAGGATCGTCATCACCGTTGCCATATTCCCACCTACGGAATCCCCAGCGACTGTCAAGTTCTCAAGATCCAAGCCTTTCGACTCAGAAAGCTCCGCAAGTTTTTGCAAAATCGCGTAGTTTTGCTCGATGGCAGTAGGATATTTTGCTTCTGGCGAACGACTATACTCAGGAAAAATAACGATCGAATTTGTACGAACAGCCAATTCTCGAATCAATTTGTCATGTGTCTTGGCACTTCCAAATACCCAACCAGCACCATGTATATAAAATATGACAGGTAATTTTTCTACATTTCCTTCAGGACGGATAAAACGCACATTGATTTGTCCCCAATCATTGGTATCCATTTTCAAATCCTCGATATCCACAGGTAATTTTTCCACAGAAGAACTTTGAACTTCTTCTAGAAGATCACGCCCTTCTTCCGGAGGTAATTCATAGATACGCGGGTGCGGTGCATTAGCATCACTAAACTCAATTGCTTCTTTTTCTAATGAAATTCGATCAGTCATACGGATTCCTCCCTAAATTGAATGCAACAAATAAAATTACACCTCATATACTAGAGAGCAACCAGACAAAAGTCAAAAAATCAGATTGAAAGAGGTTGTGAAAGAAGCGCTCAGCACTAAGGCATAAGACAGAAAAATAAAAAATGGCTATTTCATTTTTTATTTTTTTGGCTTATGACCGAAGTGTTGCTTCTTGAACACCGTTTATCCAAGTTGTGAAAGAAGCGCTTTGACCTGAGCAGTAAGATGAAAAATCAGAAAAAAGGTGAGACAACCAAACAGCTACATGCCTGGTTGTCTCACCTTTTTCTATTCTCTTACCTTCTTATTGATGACTCTTAGTTATAAACTATTTATTTTTTATATAATGGAAATTGCTCTGTTAATTCACGGACGCCTGCACGCACTTCTTCTAATTGTGCTTCATCATCTTTTGCCTGTAAGGCTTTGACGATCAATTCAGCTACTTTTGCCGCATCTTCTTCGCGGAAGCCACGGGTCGTAATTGCTGGTGTCCCAATACGGATACCGCTTGTTTTGAATGGGCTTAGTGTTTCAAAAGGAATCGAATTTTTATTGACGGTGATATGAACACTGTCCAAAATCGCTTCTGCTTCTTTTCCGTTCAATTCTAAGTCACGTACATCGATCAAAATCAAATGGTTATCTGTGGCACCTGAAATCACTCGGGTACCAATCGATTGATTGAATACTTTTGCCATAGCTTTTGCATTGGCAATGACTTGTTCGCTATATTCCTTAAATTCAGGAGTCAATGCTTCTTTAAATGCAGCAGCTTTTCCGGCAATCACATGCTCCAAGGGGCCACCTTGGATGCCTGGGAAGACTGCGCTATTGATTTTTTTCGCCAGCTCTTCATTGTTCGTTAAGATCATCCCACCACGAGGTCCTCGTAATGTTTTGTGAGTAGTAGTTGTTGTGATATCGGCATAAGGGATTGGGCTTGGATGGACACCCGCTGCAACTAAACCAGCAATGTGTGCCATATCGACCATCAATTTTGCCCCAACTTCGTCCGCGATTTCTCTGAATTTTGCAAAATCGATCGTCCGACCATAGGCACTTGCTCCTGCTACGATCAATTTTGGTTGATGTTTTCTCGCTAAGATGCGTACGACATTATAATCAATGACTTCTGTTGACGGATCTACACCATAAGCAACGAAGTGGTACGTTTTTCCACTAAAATTGACTGGAGAGCCATGTGTCAAATGTCCGCCAGCAGAAAGATCCATTCCTAAGATCGTATCCCCCGGTTCAACTAACGCAAGATATGCAGCTGTATTGGCTTGTGATCCAGAGTGTGGTTGAACATTGACAAAATCGGCACCAAATAATTCTTTGGCACGGTCGATCGCCAGATTTTCAACGATATCCACAAATTCACACCCACCATAATAGCGACGTCCTGGATACCCTTCTGCGTACTTATTCGTTAAAATACTTCCTTGTGCCGCCATCACAGCTTCAGAGACAAAGTTTTCAGAAGCGATCAGCTCCAGATTGTTTTCTTGTCTTTCCTCTTCTTTTGCGATTGCTGCCCATAAATCAGGGTCAAACGTTTTGTAGTCTACCACAAACAACAACTCCTTATTTATTTATGTGTCAACTTCTCTAAATTTCAAATGATTGTTCAGTTTATTTGTCTTTTTTTGATGTTGACCAAACATTACTAGCTAAGAATACGAACATTATTTCTTAAATAGCTATTTTAGTTTGTTTCCTAGATTGTATCACAGAATGATTTTGCAGCAATCACTTCTGGTTCATTTTTTATAATAATTTTGTCCTGCGGCTTTTTTCAACCGATTCATATAAGCAATACCTAGCCCTTCTTCAGGTGCAACTTGTACTAGAATCAGATCAAGAGCTAATCGATCATCATCTAAGCCACGTAACCCCGCAAACAACCCTTTCGTTGCTGCCTCTACTGAATCATCGTAATACATATACACAGCTGCGACATCCTTGCGTACCTGATCAGCAATTGTTGGTCCAGCTAAAACACCGGTACGTAGTTTTTGCTCTTTTGTCCAGATGATCGCCTCTGGCCAATCCTTTTTTTCAACCATTAGTACTCGAGTATCAGGTGAGTAATGTTTGTATTTCATCCCCGGTGATTTCGGTGTTTCAGATTCTTTGACCAAATGGCGGTCTGTCGCCACTGGACTTTCAATGACAGCTTCTAGTTGCTCTTTCGTGATTGCTCCTGGTCGTAAGATCATCGGCGGTGCAGATGGGTCACTCAGATCAAGTACCGTTGATTCCACACCGATCCTCGTCGCCCCATCGTCAATGATTCCTGTGATTTTTCCATTTAGATCATGAAAGACATGGTCTGCTGTTGTTGGACTCGGTTTACCTGAAGTGTTGGCACTTGGCCCGACAAGTGGTACACCTGCTAATTGGATTAATTCTAACGTTTTCTTGTTATCTGGCATGCGAAAAGCAGCTGTGGATAAACCACCAGTGACAATCCCTGGTAAACTACCTTTTTTGATGTGAAAAATCAAAGTCAGTGGTCCTGGCCAGAAGTTTTTCACAATTTGTTCTGTTAATGGGTGAAAGTTGTCCACATACTCTTTTACTTGTTCGAAGGAGGCGACATGGACGATCAATGGGTTGTCTTGTGGTCGACCTTTCACTGTAAAGACTTGTTTGACAGCCTCCGGTAAAAGGGCATTAGCTCCTAATCCATAGACAGTTTCCGTTGGAAAAGCCACTAGATTTCCTACTGCTAATTCCTTCGCAGCTTCATTCAATTGTGTTTCATCATATTTAATTGTTTCCACAGTCTATCCACATCCTCTTTTTTCAAAATCCTTGTTTTATTCCGTTTTTTCAGGTAGTTATACACAAATTGTTGATAACTAGTTTGTCAATAGTGGATAAGCATGTTGATAACTAAAATATTCGTTTTCATCCTTATCAAATCAGTGTTTTTTTATTATAAAAAAACAGAAAAAAATTTTTTCATCCACAAACTAATTGGTAACAAAAATCATTCGATCATTTCCTGCCATATCTTTTTTGATCCGTACTTTTTTTGTCGGAAAGGCTTGCTCCATGATTGCTTTGACAGCTGCTCCTTGTTGGAAACCAATCTCTAAAAAAAGTTGTCCATCGCTAGCTAATATTTGTGCAGCTTCCTTTGCGATTTTCTGGTAGATCGCTAAACCATCTTCTTCAGCAAACAATGCCATCTTCGGTTCATAGGTTCGTACACTCTGATCCATCACCGACCATTCTGCTCGACTGATATAAGGGGGATTAGAAATAATGACATCAAAGGTTTGATCCATGACAGGTTCCAACGTATCACCATGATAAAAATTGATCGTTGTTTGTTCATGTTCTGCATTTTCCTTAGCGACAGCTAGTGCTTCTAAAGATAAATCAATTGCTGAGACTTGCCAATTTTTTCTAGCAGCTTTCAAGCTGATGGCGATTGCTCCAGTTCCTGTACCGATATCCACGACATTTAAGGTTTCTTCGCTTGTTTTTGCCAAACACAGTGCGACTAATTCTTCGGTTTCTGGACGAGGAATCAAAGTTGCTTCCGTGACTTTCAAGCGGTGATCAAAAAATTCAGCATAACCTAATAAATAGTGGGGCGGATAATGTTGCACTAGTCGTTGCATATCTGCATCGATCATGGCTTGATCCTCGGCTGTGATCGGTTCATTCATTCGCATGAGCCAATCCAGTTTCGTCCACTGCTTTCGTTCAAGAAAGACAAACTGGATATTATACCCTTCTACTCCTTGTTCTTCTAAAAAAGAAGAAGCCCGTGTGAGGACTTCTCGATAGGTTTTATCCATTTTGCATCTCTTCCAACTTAGATGTTTGGTCGTACACGATCAATGCGTCGACGATCTCATCTAGTTTTCCTGCTAGAATCTGATCCAATTTTTGGATCGTCAAGCCAATACGGTGGTCGGTCACGCGATTTTGAGGGAAGTTATACGTACGGATACGCTCTGAACGATCCCCAGTCCCTACCGCAGATTTACGGTTCGCATCATATTCGCTTTGTGCTTCTTGTTGGATCTTGTCGTAGACGCGCGCACGTAAGACTTTCATCGCTTTCTCACGGTTTTTCAATTGTGAACGTTCATCTTGCATCGCCACCACGATTCCAGTTGGTAAGTGAGTCAAACGTACCGCAGATGCTGTCTTATTAACATGCTGTCCACCGGCTCCAGAAGCGTGGTAAATATCGACGCGGATATCCTTGTCAGCCAGATCGATCTCTACTTCTTCTGCTTCAGGCATGACAACGACAGTTGCCGTTGATGTATGGATACGTCCTTGAGATTCTGTTGAAGGGACACGTTGGACCCGATGTGCGCCACTTTCATATTTTAATTTCGAATAGACATTTTCACCTGAGATCATCATGATGACTTCTTTATAGCCACCGATCCCTGTCACACTTGCTTCCAAGACTTCTGTTTTCCAGCCTTGGCTCTCTGCGTATCGTTGATACATTGAGAAAAGATCCCCTGCAAATAGTGCGGCTTCGTCGCCACCAGCGGCTCCGCGAATCTCCATGATAATGTTTTTGTCATCGTTTGGATCTTTTGGAAGTAACAAAATCTTGATTTTTTCTTCTAGTTCTTCTTTTTCTTTTTTCAAATCAGCTAATTCTTCTTTAGCCATCTCTGCCATTTCGTCGTCTAACTTTTCGCCGAGTAATTCTTCTGTATCTTTGATCCCTTGAACAACTTCCTTGTAGCGACGATAAACTTCAACCGTTTCACGTGTATTTGCTTCTTCTTTTGAAAGCTGCATGAAACGTTTCGTATCTGAAATCACTTCTGGGTCACTCAGTAGTTCCCCAAGCTCTTCGTAACGGTCTTCGATTGATTGTAATTGATCGTACATGCTTAATCTCCTTCTGTGATCATCAATGGATGAAAATAGTGTTTTCGACATACGGGATAATAGGCTTCATTGCCACCAATTTGGACTTGATCTCCTTCGTACACCGGTGTTCCGTCTATATAATGTAAATTCATCATTGCTTTTTTATGGCAGAACCAACAGATCGTTTTCATTTCTTCGATTTTGTCTGCATAAAGCAATAAATATTTCGATCCTTCAAATAATTCATTTCTAAAATCATTTTTTAATCCGAACGCCATCACCGGAATATTGAGTTCATCAACGATTCTCGTGAATGCTAAGACATGTTCTTTTGTTAAGAACTGCGCTTCATCGATCAATACACAGAATGGTGGATGTTCCATCTGCTGGATGACTTCAAATACATCGGTCGTTTCAAAAATGGGAATTGCTTCACGTTTCAGCCCGATTCTGCTTGAAACTACGCCAACGCCATCTCTTGTATCGATTCCGCTGGTCATCAAAACAACCGGTTTGTTTTGTTCTTCATAATTATGTGCGACTTTTAAGATCTCGATTGTCTTGCCGCTGTTCATTGCGCCGTACTTAAAAAATAGTTGTGCCATGTCCTCATTCACCTTCCAGTTTGTTCCTATGGTATTATACTTGATTTTCAATCATTTTTACAGTGAGAATTTTCGAAGCGAGATTTCCCTAGTGTAAATGTTGGTATTTTCGTTATAAATCAATAAACTACCCGCCCTTCTTTTGGTATAATCGAATGAAAAATAAAGGAGGGCACTTATGTCCGAAATATTCCACCAAATGGCGAACCATTATGATACCCCCGAACGAATACAATTAGCTGCTACGATTCGTTCAGCTGTTGAAAAAGAATTTTCTGCACAGACTCATGACCAGAAATTGATCGATTACGGTGGGGGAACTGGTCTTGTCACGTTACCCTTTGCCTCACGTTTTAAAGAAGTGATCATTATAGATTCAGCCGCAGGAATGCTAGCGATGGCTGATAAAAAAATCAAAGAGGCAAAACAAGCAAATGTACGAACACTTGAATTGGATGCTACAAAGGATTTGCCGGCAGAGAAAGCCGACATCATCTTACTATCTTTAGTCTTGTTACATATTCCAGAAACGAAAGTCATTTTAAAACAACTTTCGCAATGCTTCATCCAAGCGGAAAACTTTATATCGTTGACTTCGATAAGAACGAAAAGATCCAGCATCCAAAAGTCCATAATGGTTTTGACCACGAGGAGCTAAGAGAACAATTGAAGCTTGCTGGATTTAAACCACTCTCAATTGAAACATTCCATCACGGAAAAAACTTGTTCATGAAACAAGATGCTTCTTTGTTTTTGGCTATAGCAATCAAAGAATAAGCATTTTCTATTTCTATAAAAAAACCTTTCATAAATACGCAAAGTGTCTGTGACATTAGTCCTCTTGTACCACCTAAAACCGAATAAACGGCGGGAACAGAAGTAATCTCTTCGGAAATAAGGCGCCATCCACAAAAATTTGAAGAACAATTTTCGTGGATGGCGCCTTATTTCTCGAGGCTGAACACTTCTGTCCCGACCTCTTTTGATTATTTTAATTGAGTTCGTATTTGTTTAGTTCTTCCACTAATCAATTAGTTTGAACTATCTGTCGAAGTACTTGTCGAAGCTTCAGTTGAAGCATCGGTTGAACTTTCGCTTGTGGATGGTTCCGTCATCAAGCCACTTAGTACGTTTTTGAAATCTTCATCTTTGATTTTTACATTTGCTTTTTTCAATTCATTACGCACAGCTTCTTGTTGGAATGTTGGATCTGCTATTTTTGTCTCTGTTGCTATTTTTTCTAATTCATCTTTATATTTCGACATATCATTGCCTTTTTCTTGTTGTTTGACCATTTTCACAAGATAATATTCCGTGGCGTTCGTAGAGGAATTAGTCGCTGTGATAACATCAGATACTTCCTCATTTTTAAGTTTGAACGCTGCTTGTTTGACTTCTGTTGGCACACTTTTAGATTGCGAGTCAAAGGTGATTTCTCCACCCTTTTCTTTTGTCGCTTCATCGGTCGATTTTTCTTTGGCGATTTTAGCAAAGTCGCCCCCTTCATCGAGTGACTTTTTGATTTCCTTGGCTTCATCTTCGCTACTTACTTTAATCAATTGTGCCTCTACTTCTGGATGGAAGTTTTCCCACGCTGTTTTAAGATCTTCATCCGTCAATTCGACATTCGCTCGTAAACCTGCTTTGTAAGCTAACCCTCTTTTTATTTCTTCTTTATAAGATTCAGTTGTATAGCCCGCTAATTTCAATTGCGAATCGAAAGAATCACCGAGTGCTTCTTTGCTAGCGTTGTATTCTTTATCTACATCTTCAGCCGTAATTTTGTCGCCATAATTTTCTTCAAAAATCTGGAAGATGATCAAATCTTGGACAGCGGTCTCCGCACCCTTGATTTTTTTCAAGTGGTCCACTAGTTCCTGCTCTGAGATGGTACCGCCTTTATACGTCACTGCAGCTTGATCTGAAGGATTTGTTGAACATGCAGAAAACAAAACCAGTCCTGATGATACAGCTAATATTGAGATGAATTTTTTCATGCTGTCACTCCTATATATTTTAATAGTTATTTATATCTATGTGTCTTTCACTTTAGCCTTACTTTATGAACAAACTTTGAAAATAACGTGATTTTATAAAAAAATTATACTTGATCACTTGTTGTTGTAGTTTATATAACAAAAAAACCTCAACATTCCAAACGAATGTTGAGGTTTTTTCAGGGTATATCTTTACTGTTTAGAGTTATATCGCTATCGCATTACGTATCATCGATTAAATGATATTGATCTTATTCAACGGCCAATAGCGGAAAACGACTTTACCTTGGATCAAGTCTTCATCGACTAAACCAAACATGCGGCTGTCTTTTGAGATCAAACGATTGTCGCCCAGTACCAAGTATTGTCCTTCCGGAACAGTGAATTCAAAATCACTGGTGAACGTTTCAGCATTTTCAGCTTGCGATTGGAAGGCTGAATTATAAGAATATTCCTCTTGTAGTTTGTCTTCTGAAAATTCTTTTTTATACTCATCTAAGTAGGGTTCATCTTGCTTTTCCCCATTGATGTATAGTTGATCATCTTCCATTTTCACAGTATCGCCTGGCATCCCAATGATTCGTTTGACGATCATCCGTTCTTCATCCCCAGGTTCTTTTGTTGTAATGATATCCCAGCGGTCAAAATCTGAGATTTTAGATGAGATCAAACGTTGCCCATCATGTAACGAAGGGTCCATGGAATGACCACTCACTGTGACTGGTGTGAATACATAGACTCTTGCCAAAATGATGGCGGCTAAAACAACGATCAAGATTCCCCAATTTTTCAAAAAGTTTTTCACTTTATACCTCCTATTAACCAAACATTTTTATGTTATTTTTTATTTATTTGTTAGCTATTCTTTATTTTACATTTTTTATCAATTAAAAGAAAGAATAAGTGTCGGATCGTGTTGGGAATAATCCGTTTTTTTTTAGAAATGTTTTTTTGAACTTCATGTATCTTTCATATTAGAGCGAAATAAATACTCGATGGAGAAGATTTATCCTATACTTTTGATTTTTTTCTTCGTTGGCTTCGACTGTATGTCACTTCACCTTCTTGTTCTTTTGGTTGATTTTTCTTGATGATCAACTTCAAACGATAGGGTTCATGGTATCTAAGACCATCTTTGACAAAATCACCGCCTGCAAGGAATAAGCCTACGGGTTCAATATGATCTTCTGGCGAGTCGACCTTGATCGTTCCTACTTTTTCCATGCTGGAATAATTACGGCCGATACTTAATTGATAAGTTTTGTCGGAGACTTTTTTCACATAATAGTAGGGATAAAGTGTATTTCGATCAATCAAGAAACCGTCCATTCGACCAAGTTCATTGACCTTGATTTCCCCTTTTTCAATCAAATAACGCATATTCTCTGCTAGTTTCAATTGGTAGTCTTCATCGAATAGAACATTGGCTTTTTCTGTATTGACTTTGTCGATATTTCCGTTGTTCCCGCGAACCGTTTCTCCTTCAATATTGAATGCTTCATCAGGTAGATATTTTACGATCACTTGGGTCACATCGGCTTTTGA is part of the Enterococcus mundtii genome and harbors:
- a CDS encoding alpha/beta hydrolase; translation: MTDRISLEKEAIEFSDANAPHPRIYELPPEEGRDLLEEVQSSSVEKLPVDIEDLKMDTNDWGQINVRFIRPEGNVEKLPVIFYIHGAGWVFGSAKTHDKLIRELAVRTNSIVIFPEYSRSPEAKYPTAIEQNYAILQKLAELSESKGLDLENLTVAGDSVGGNMATVMTILTKQRQGLPIKKQLLYYPVTDANFDTGSYNQFAENYFLTKEGMQWFWDQYTTDEKKRAEITASPLRASKEELTGLPPAMILTGEADVLRDEGEAYARKLREAGVEVTQVRFQGIIHDFVMVNAMDQTNATRAAMTLSTEWLKN
- the glyA gene encoding serine hydroxymethyltransferase — protein: MVDYKTFDPDLWAAIAKEEERQENNLELIASENFVSEAVMAAQGSILTNKYAEGYPGRRYYGGCEFVDIVENLAIDRAKELFGADFVNVQPHSGSQANTAAYLALVEPGDTILGMDLSAGGHLTHGSPVNFSGKTYHFVAYGVDPSTEVIDYNVVRILARKHQPKLIVAGASAYGRTIDFAKFREIADEVGAKLMVDMAHIAGLVAAGVHPSPIPYADITTTTTHKTLRGPRGGMILTNNEELAKKINSAVFPGIQGGPLEHVIAGKAAAFKEALTPEFKEYSEQVIANAKAMAKVFNQSIGTRVISGATDNHLILIDVRDLELNGKEAEAILDSVHITVNKNSIPFETLSPFKTSGIRIGTPAITTRGFREEDAAKVAELIVKALQAKDDEAQLEEVRAGVRELTEQFPLYKK
- a CDS encoding L-threonylcarbamoyladenylate synthase, producing METIKYDETQLNEAAKELAVGNLVAFPTETVYGLGANALLPEAVKQVFTVKGRPQDNPLIVHVASFEQVKEYVDNFHPLTEQIVKNFWPGPLTLIFHIKKGSLPGIVTGGLSTAAFRMPDNKKTLELIQLAGVPLVGPSANTSGKPSPTTADHVFHDLNGKITGIIDDGATRIGVESTVLDLSDPSAPPMILRPGAITKEQLEAVIESPVATDRHLVKESETPKSPGMKYKHYSPDTRVLMVEKKDWPEAIIWTKEQKLRTGVLAGPTIADQVRKDVAAVYMYYDDSVEAATKGLFAGLRGLDDDRLALDLILVQVAPEEGLGIAYMNRLKKAAGQNYYKK
- the prmC gene encoding peptide chain release factor N(5)-glutamine methyltransferase, producing the protein MDKTYREVLTRASSFLEEQGVEGYNIQFVFLERKQWTKLDWLMRMNEPITAEDQAMIDADMQRLVQHYPPHYLLGYAEFFDHRLKVTEATLIPRPETEELVALCLAKTSEETLNVVDIGTGTGAIAISLKAARKNWQVSAIDLSLEALAVAKENAEHEQTTINFYHGDTLEPVMDQTFDVIISNPPYISRAEWSVMDQSVRTYEPKMALFAEEDGLAIYQKIAKEAAQILASDGQLFLEIGFQQGAAVKAIMEQAFPTKKVRIKKDMAGNDRMIFVTN
- the prfA gene encoding peptide chain release factor 1; this encodes MYDQLQSIEDRYEELGELLSDPEVISDTKRFMQLSKEEANTRETVEVYRRYKEVVQGIKDTEELLGEKLDDEMAEMAKEELADLKKEKEELEEKIKILLLPKDPNDDKNIIMEIRGAAGGDEAALFAGDLFSMYQRYAESQGWKTEVLEASVTGIGGYKEVIMMISGENVYSKLKYESGAHRVQRVPSTESQGRIHTSTATVVVMPEAEEVEIDLADKDIRVDIYHASGAGGQHVNKTASAVRLTHLPTGIVVAMQDERSQLKNREKAMKVLRARVYDKIQQEAQSEYDANRKSAVGTGDRSERIRTYNFPQNRVTDHRIGLTIQKLDQILAGKLDEIVDALIVYDQTSKLEEMQNG
- a CDS encoding thymidine kinase, translated to MAQLFFKYGAMNSGKTIEILKVAHNYEEQNKPVVLMTSGIDTRDGVGVVSSRIGLKREAIPIFETTDVFEVIQQMEHPPFCVLIDEAQFLTKEHVLAFTRIVDELNIPVMAFGLKNDFRNELFEGSKYLLLYADKIEEMKTICWFCHKKAMMNLHYIDGTPVYEGDQVQIGGNEAYYPVCRKHYFHPLMITEGD
- a CDS encoding peptidylprolyl isomerase; this encodes MKKFISILAVSSGLVLFSACSTNPSDQAAVTYKGGTISEQELVDHLKKIKGAETAVQDLIIFQIFEENYGDKITAEDVDKEYNASKEALGDSFDSQLKLAGYTTESYKEEIKRGLAYKAGLRANVELTDEDLKTAWENFHPEVEAQLIKVSSEDEAKEIKKSLDEGGDFAKIAKEKSTDEATKEKGGEITFDSQSKSVPTEVKQAAFKLKNEEVSDVITATNSSTNATEYYLVKMVKQQEKGNDMSKYKDELEKIATETKIADPTFQQEAVRNELKKANVKIKDEDFKNVLSGLMTEPSTSESSTDASTEASTSTSTDSSN
- the lepB gene encoding signal peptidase I, whose protein sequence is MKNFLKNWGILIVVLAAIILARVYVFTPVTVSGHSMDPSLHDGQRLISSKISDFDRWDIITTKEPGDEERMIVKRIIGMPGDTVKMEDDQLYINGEKQDEPYLDEYKKEFSEDKLQEEYSYNSAFQSQAENAETFTSDFEFTVPEGQYLVLGDNRLISKDSRMFGLVDEDLIQGKVVFRYWPLNKINII
- a CDS encoding DUF6681 family protein; translation: MTFILDIINGIHKFLGYLDISPKYLNRGYTILSVIPTVYLLRIVYGLWQNQNYLQFFLYGLGFLVLLYFTVLNVFYYFFDKNSKADVTQVIVKYLPDEAFNIEGETVRGNNGNIDKVNTEKANVLFDEDYQLKLAENMRYLIEKGEIKVNELGRMDGFLIDRNTLYPYYYVKKVSDKTYQLSIGRNYSSMEKVGTIKVDSPEDHIEPVGLFLAGGDFVKDGLRYHEPYRLKLIIKKNQPKEQEGEVTYSRSQRRKKSKV